A stretch of Monomorium pharaonis isolate MP-MQ-018 chromosome 7, ASM1337386v2, whole genome shotgun sequence DNA encodes these proteins:
- the LOC105832050 gene encoding chymotrypsin-like elastase family member 2B — protein sequence MTKVYILTVLLLHRFDFTTQDITVSQQPNCSEYLTNMTKSGTTNLLGLIEIPSTSVYDEYYLKIALNTHNEITKHNSLGIRDFRLELAQTLYDTIRDVRQGKPLLYHIYYPSDKPIPTVTAIWFNNQQICPDLGPNGNINATIELGHIVYPPSDNSWLWYRNSSNYRIDNPNQDRLTYLSPISIRPIIAPSVEFANNECGITNYYTDNANRLYPNSQEVLPGQWPWVVAIFKKKTEYFENDINFRCAGSLLTTTHVITAAFCFRNIILKRPDNPNNFIVALGVHHLYKWNETNRISREVTKFTIHPDHGFKNKYAPDSNLAIVSLNKPVEYSPFIKPICLRSASTELQNVFNNSGYNVGWDKTCCDFGFRGFNYPRMARVSIMSQATCFQGLSNAIKSYYEITSLPNRTFCADEHEDGFCNNPGGSGNGLFIFDDTTGRYYLHGIRSRSTCNSTNYVLYDDVVEYIPWIQQQISIT from the exons atgactaAAGTTTATATCTTGACGGTGTTGCTGTTACACCGATTTGATTTCACGACACAAGACATAACAGTTTCTCAACAACCTAATTGTTCGGAATATCTCACGAATATGACCAAATCTGGGACAACTAACTTGTTAGGACTGATCGAAATCCCATCTACTTCAGTATATGATGAATACTACTTAAAAATTGCCTTGAATACTCATAATGAAATAACA AAACATAATTCGCTCGGAATACGAGATTTTCGATTGGAATTGGCACAAACGTTATATGACACCATTCGAGATGTTCGTCAGGGTAAACCTTtgttatatcatatttattatcctTCGGACAAACCGATTCCAACAGTGACTGCGATATGGTTTAATAATCAACAAATCTGTCCGGATCTCGGTC CAAATGGAAATATCAACGCTACTATCGAGTTAGGGCATATTGTGTATCCGCCAAGCGACAATTCCTGGTTATGGTATCGAAATTCGAGCAACTATCGTATAGACAATCCCAATCAAGACCGTCTAACTTACTTGAGCCCTATCTCTATTAGACCCATTATCGCTCCTTCTGTTGAATTTGCGAATAACGAATGCGGTATTACCAACTATTACACCGACAATGCAAATCGCTTGTATCCCAACAGTCAGGAGGTATTACCTGGTCAATGGCCGTGGGTGGTAgcaatatttaagaaaaagacagaatattttgaaaacgACATAAATTTTAGATGTGCTGGTTCACTTCTAACCACCACACATGTTATAACAG CGGCGTTTTGCTTCAGAAACATTATTCTTAAGAGACCTGATAatcctaataattttattgtggCTTTGGGAGTACATCACTTGTATAAGTGGAATGAAACAAATCGCATAAGTAGGGAAGTCACAAAGTTCACGATTCATCCCGACCatggatttaaaaataaatacgccCCTGATTCCAATTTGGCGATTGTGAGTCTAAACAAGCCAGTTGAGTACAGTCCCTTTATTAAGCCTATTTGTCTCCGGTCCGCGTCGACCGAACTTCAAAACGTCTTTAATAATAGTGGATATAATGTGGGATGGGACAAAACATGTTGTGACTTTGGTTTTCGGGGCTTCAATTATCCACGGATGGCAAGGGTGTCGATAATGAGTCAG GCGACTTGTTTCCAAGGATTGTCTAACGCAATTAAATCCTATTATGAAATCACATCATTACCAAATCGCACTTTTTGTGCTGACGAACACGAGGACGGCTTCTGCAACAATCCTGGTGGTAGCGGGAACGGACTATTCATTTTTGATGATACAACGGGCCGTTATTATTTACATGGAATCAGGTCGCGAAGTACCTGCAATTCCACAAATTATGTCCTTTATGATGACGTAGTTGAATACATACCTTGGATTCAGCAACAAATTTCTATCACATAA
- the LOC105832051 gene encoding serine protease gd gives MIKISTLTVLLLHLLYIRVQGIIVYQPVKMSCSKYVKPGTTNLSRQIEIPPPPVNDEYYLKVALNTDNEVMKQNSIGFGDYRLALAQTIYDTVRAVRQSKPLLYDINYPSHKPVPTVSAIWFNNQQICPGLESNGNICATIELGHIVYPPNNDPNSWTWHRNSSTYYIHNPSEDRLNYLSQSRRTTAIPPVQFANNECGITNYYTDSTNRLFPNGQETFPGQWPWVVGLFVKKEQYKFQCTGSVLTTRHVITAGHCLKKNFSSNDTIHPNDLLVALGRFNFRHFREEGSVNREVANYTIHPDYAHYLSGDSDLTILILTMPVEFSPFIKPICLWFGSTNLQNIINKRGYVVGWGKDLTNRFPDYPRMARVPIVSQEICLRSNQIFFSFTSDRTLCAGKDESGPGSGESGSGLVIFDDTTGRYRLRGIVSRNLSKLKDYVVYVDIAKYISWIQQQISTT, from the exons atgattaaaatttctacCTTGACCGTGTTGCTGTTGCATCTACTTTATATCAGAGTACAAGGTATAATTGTATATCAACCAGTTAAAATGAGTTGTTCGAAATATGTCAAACCTGGAACAACTAACTTGTCAAGACAGATCGAAATCCCACCTCCTCCAGTAAATGATGAATACTACTTAAAAGTAGCTTTGAATACTGACAATGAAGTAATG AAGCAGAATTCGATTGGATTTGGAGACTATCGATTGGCATTGGCACAAACGATATATGACACTGTTCGAGCTGTTCGTCAGAGTAAACCTTTGTtgtatgatattaattatccCTCGCATAAACCAGTTCCGACTGTGTCTGCAATATGGTTTAACAATCAACAAATCTGTCCAGGCTTAGAAT CAAATGGAAATATCTGTGCTACTATCGAGTTGGGGCATATTGTGTATCCGCCAAACAATGATCCAAATTCTTGGACATGGCATCGAAATTCGAGcacttattatatacataatccGAGTGAAGATCGCCTAAACTATTTGAGTCAATCTAGACGCACTACCGCAATTCCTCCAGTTCAATTCGCCAACAATGAATGCGGTATCACCAATTATTACACGGACAGTACAAATCGTCTGTTTCCCAATGGTCAGGAAACATTTCCGGGCCAATGGCCGTGGGTGGTTGGACtctttgttaaaaaagaacaatataaatttcaatgtaCTGGTTCCGTTCTAACTACCAGACACGTTATAACAG cGGGGCATTGTTTGAAGAAAAACTTTAGTAGTAATGACACCATACATCCCAATGATTTGCTTGTGGCCTTGGGACGATTTAATTTTCGACACTTTCGTGAGGAGGGATCTGTCAATCGGGAAGTTGCAAATTACACAATCCATCCAGATTATGCGCATTATCTCAGCGGCGATTCTGATCTAACAATTTTGATCCTGACGATGCCCGTTGAGTTTAGTCCTTTCATTAAACCTATATGCCTGTGGTTTGGTTCGACTAATCTTCAAAACATCATCAATAAAAGAGGATATGTTGTGGGATGGGGCAAAGATTTAACGAACCGTTTTCCTGATTATCCACGTATGGCGAGGGTGCCGATAGTGAGTCAG gAGATATGTCTTCGGAGTAACCAGATTTTCTTCAGCTTCACATCAGATCGCACTCTTTGTGCCGGTAAAGACGAGAGCGGTCCTGGCAGTGGTGAAAGCGGGAGCGGGTTAGTCATTTTCGATGATACCACGGGCCGTTATCGTTTACGTGGAATCGTTTCCCGAAATTTATCTAAACTCAAAGATTACGTCGTTTATGTTGACATAGCCAAATATATATCTTGGATTCAACAACAGATTTCTACCACGTAA
- the LOC114254307 gene encoding PAX-interacting protein 1, which yields MGDIRAGLEDLKLDSALFANVKYYVSGEADPKILNLLQEGGAERSNYFSDFVTHLIAGNEALENDISEAKDLYEIPAVTQNWILYSIKCKKLLPTQYFSPEENQLFSNIHVCLSQVSRADSKSLWAMITLQGGKCQLRLDRYCTHLITCKASGAKYEAAMRHHIPIVTPDWITECCKKGTLVSEVEYHPRLLVSPNSSTALITGFMDEDTDNNITQEEQDKTKAMLEQLKQRMPWNQPSPPVPSSAPHSLGVTSTATVPYSTNGQNTINMQSQSQQQHLPRPVPSTNPSTSTVAPSVSDQDVIHQTNWLPQTSQQNISPQMKAVPSQMQQQELSPQQQQQQMNMQHQLIQQQQLTSQQQLTQQQLTQHQQQLQQPPYNQQQQLLNQQQSPQIQQQLVGQQQSMMPQQQQQQPINSQLSQHQLNPQQLLTSQQKQLNQQQIIQQQQLQTQSHLTQQQQQVQLAQQQQQQQIVMQQQQQQQLSSQQQQIAGQHPLTQQQTPPQQLTPEQRQLILLQQQQQQQKIQQISQQLQQSAPQNSQQFVIRDGQLQQQSQNQQLIGPNQQGFIVQRDSQWQQQQYHLQLQRQQQQQQIGAQRASGGQWNQQPPQPPRQLIHLDAQTHQQLQQMDPQQRAQFIQKIQKQRNLLLQRQMQNRQAQQGSHIAVIRSPGKPVQPGSLQWVQQARPQMMGPQLAQPSGQKPVHPGVQPPALTPINSSNQVIVSAGQAVQGPQASQTGQPFQQAQLTPQQLAQLQLQKQQQMVRLQQLHLQQQQQQQQQQQQQQPGAQQEPQLAPLPNNAQISPDQQLVVNPKTKTALANMLTNRIQSGAAEGSAAGQLRLMTAQHRPPPPPSQDPQLLAAYQRRTLGNITNGAPSGAPMKMQYAPVMPQPKTQFYGHNPNLKLPPDLFLLGCIFVIVEYDVQRPNEVSVWKQVIERHGGEVEAQYCTRATHVLAITQKHPTVVQALREGKRCVSAHWLSDVVSKQQVVPPWHVLHFPTPFGLTELPCSKQIISFSGFEGEERAKVKFMLEALGAKYTNYFSRHNTLLVCRRPDGQKYKKAREWQTSVVNVQWLTDLLCGQMNALHQLEGPKYQQFSLSNPFRLDYSLVPHLMAAWKMPINITQESYDKVKQVGQGPNSIRKYKKPRLDGPLLNKDPHLLGLDEPIVISNPDPPPPDKQPRILFSGINPKNHAKRIRELGGALAASWRDATHLVMSAPLRTVKLLCCLSRCKYIVSLQWLLECSSKNTFVDENAYMLGDPEFEKNFNCNIEKSLASPNRGTVLKGKIFYVTPSVIPSPSAIAEIIESAGGTMEKTRRSIAQIQEMNAAKLSYIIVTHDNDLHLLSDVLRANINVYSAEIVLGAVARQYFQPDTS from the exons ATGGGCGACATACGGGCTGGCCTCGAAGACTTGAAGCTCGACAGTGCTCTGTTTGCCAACGTTAAATACTACGTCAGCGGTGAGGCCGATCCGAAG attttgaatttattgcaAGAAGGTGGGGCTGAGAGATCCAATTATTTTAGTGATTTTGTTACGCATCTGATAGCAGGCAATGAAGCattagaaaatgatatttctgAAGCAAAGGATCTATATGAGATACCAGCAGTTACgcaaaattggattttatattccATTAAGTGCAAGAAACTTCTACC AACGCAATATTTCTCGCCAGAAGAGAATCAGTTGTTTTCGAACATACATGTCTGCCTGTCTCAGGTAAGTCGGGCTGATAGCAAGTCCCTATGGGCAATGATAACCTTGCAAGGTGGCAAATGTCAGCTACGCTTGGACAGATATTGCACTCATTTGATTACGTGCAAAGCAAGTGGCGCAAAGTATGAAGCTGCTATGAGACACCACATACCTATTGTAACACCTGACTGGATAACGGAATGTTGTAAAAAAGGCACTCTTGTAAGTGAAGTGGAGTATCATCCTAGACTATTAGTGTCTCCAAATAGTTCGACAGCCTTGATTACCGGATTCATGGACGAAGATACAGATAATAACATTACACAAGAAGAGCAAGATAAGACTAAAGCCATGCTCGAACAGCTCAAGCAACGTATGCCATGGAATCAGCCGAGTCCACCGGTACCCTCGAGTGCTCCGCACAGTCTTGGTGTGACTAGTACAGCGACTGTTCCTTATTCGACAAATGGacaaaatactataaatatgCAATCGCAATCGCAACAGCAGCATCTTCCACGGCCAGTTCCCTCGACCAATCCGAGTACTTCCACGGTCGCTCCATCAGTCTCTGATCAAGATGTAATTCATCAAACAAATTGGCTTCCACAGACATCTCAGCAAAACATTTCTCCGCAAATGAAAGCTGTACCATCACAAATGCAACAGCAAGAATTGTCTCCgcaacaacagcaacagcaaatGAATATGCAACATCAGTTGATACAACAGCAACAGTTAACATCACAACAGCAATTGACGCAGCAACAACTCACACAACATCAGCAACAGTTGCAGCAACCACCGTATAATCAGCAGCAACAACTTTTGAATCAACAGCAGTCGCCTCAGATACAGCAACAATTAGTAGGACAACAGCAATCCATGATGCCCcaacaacaacagcaacaacCAATAAATTCGCAATTATCCCAGCATCAGCTAAATCCACAGCAACTACTGACGTCACAACAAAAGCAATTGAATCAACAGCAAATTATTCAACAACAGCAATTACAGACTCAGTCACATTTGACGCAACAGCAGCAACAAGTGCAACTGGctcagcagcaacagcagcagcaaatAGTgatgcagcagcagcagcagcaacaattATCTTCTCAACAGCAACAAATAGCAGGTCAGCATCCATTGACTCAACAACAGACTCCACCGCAGCAACTCACTCCCGAGCAAAGACAACTTATTTTGTTgcaacagcaacaacagcagcaaaAGATACAACAGATCTCACAGCAACTGCAGCAATCTGCTCCACAGAATTCTCAACAGTTCGTCATAAGAGACGGTCAATTACAACAACAGTCACAGAATCAGCAATTAATTGGACCAAATCAACAAGGATTTATCGTTCAACGAGACTCACAGTGGCAGCAACAGCAATACCACTTACAACTGCAAaggcaacaacagcagcaacagATTGGTGCTCAAAGAGCCTCAGGAGGACAATGGAATCAACAACCACCTCAACCTCCCCGACAGTTGATTCATTTGGACGCGCAGACACATCAGCAACTGCAGCAGATGGACCCGCAACAGAGGGCTCAGTTTATACAGAAGATTCAAAAACAACGAAACCTCCTATTGCAGAGGCAGATGCAGAATCGTCAAGCGCAGCAAGGCTCACATATTGCTGTTATAAGAAGCCCTGGTAAACCAGTACAGCCAGGTAGTTTACAATGGGTTCAGCAAGCTCGACCGCAGATGATGGGACCACAACTCGCGCAACCTTCAGGACAGAAGCCGGTACATCCTGGTGTACAGCCACCAGCATTAACTCCAATAAACTCTTCCAATCAAGTCATTGTGTCAGCCGGCCAGGCCGTTCAAGGTCCGCAAGCTTCACAAACGGGCCAACCATTCCAACAGGCACAACTGACACCTCAGCAATTGGCGCAATTACAGTTACAGAAGCAACAACAAATGGTTAGATTGCAGCAGTTGCATctacaacaacaacaacagcagcagcagcagcagcagcaacaacaaccaGGGGCACAGCAAGAACCGCAATTAGCGCCTTTGCCAAATAATGCGCAAATTTCACCAGATCAGCAGCTTGTCGTGAATCCTAAAACTAAAACTGCATTGGCAAATATGCTAACCAACAGAATACAAAGTGGTGCTGCTGAAGGTAGTGCAGCTGGTCAATTGAGATTGATGACTGCGCAACATCGACCTCCACCCCCACCTTCGCAAGATCCACAACTCTTAGCCGCTTATCAGAGAAGAACTTTGGGGAATATAACAAATGGCGCACCATCAGGAGCACCTATGAAAATGCAATATGCTCCAGTTATGCCACAACCTAAGACTCAGTTTTATGGTCACAATCCAAATTTGAAAT TGCCGCCAGATCTATTTCTGTTAGGATGCATTTTCGTCATTGTCGAATATGATGTACAGCGTCCTAATGAAGTTTCTGTTTGGAAACAAGTTATCGAAAGACATGGTGGCGAAGTAGAAGCGCAATACTGTACTCGCGCAACGCACGTGTTAGCTATCACGCAGAAACATCCAACTGTGGTGCAAGCTTTGCGTGAGGGAAAACGTTGTGTTAGTGCACATTGGCTTTCCGATGTTGTCAGTAAGCAACAAGTAGTCCCACCTTGGCATGTTCTTCACTTTCCAACGCCGTTTGGCTTAACTGAACTTCCATGTAGCAAGCAAATCATATCTTTTTCTGGATTCGAGGGAGAAGAACGAGCAAAAGTCAAATTCATGTTAGAGGCTTTGGGTGCAAAGTACACTAATTACTTTTCCAGGCACAATACTCTTCTTGTCTGTAGAAG GCCAGAtggacaaaaatataaaaaggcaCGCGAATGGCAAACCAGTGTCGTAAACGTACAATGGTTGACGGATTTACTATGCGGACAGATGAATGCTTTGCATCAACTTGAGGGTCCAAAGTATCAACAGTTTAGTCTGAGCAACCCTTTCAGACTAGATTATTCGTTAGTGCCTCATCTCATGg CTGCTTGGAAAATGCCAATAAATATTACGCAAGAATCATATGACAAAGTAAAACAGGTTGGTCAGGGTCCAAATTCAAtcagaaaatacaaaaagccACGTCTGGATGGTCCATTATTGAATAAAGATCCGCATCTTTTGGGTCTGGATGAACCAATTGTTATTAGCAATCCTGATCCTCCGCCACCCGATAAACAACCAAGAATACTATTTTCTGGTATTAACCCGAAAAATCATGCCAag AGGATTCGAGAACTGGGAGGTGCTTTAGCTGCTAGCTGGCGAGATGCTACTCATCTCGTAATGTCAGCACCATTACGAACAGTAAAATTATTGTGTTGTTTATCACGATGTAAATATATCGTCAGCCTTCAATGGTTGCTCGAATGCTCTTCAAAAAACACTTTTGTGGACGAAAATGCATATATGCTCGGTGATCCAGAAttcgagaaaaatttcaattgcAATATCGAAAAAAGTTTAGCGAGTCCCAATCGAGGAACAGTACTTAAG ggtaaaatattttatgttacacCAAGTGTAATACCATCTCCCTCGGCAATTGCGGAAATAATAGAGAGTGCAGGAGGTACAATGGAAAAGACACGTAGATCAATCGCTCAAATACAAGAAATGAATGCTGCgaaattaagttatattatCGTGACTCATGACAATGACCTCCATCTTCTCTCTGATGTCTTACGTGCAAATATTa atGTGTACAGTGCAGAAATTGTATTAGGCGCAGTTGCACGACAATATTTCCAACCTGATACAAGTTAA